The following proteins are encoded in a genomic region of Zea mays cultivar B73 chromosome 9, Zm-B73-REFERENCE-NAM-5.0, whole genome shotgun sequence:
- the LOC103638418 gene encoding uncharacterized protein has product MGDPEGIIEWISEEAEAFDEILSDSSDFCVFAGARGVAAILEKSGCEHVKAATQTEAVFTLENTKDPSAEATLMGGKFYSDIWMKGDRELANEAIKKNEKESHEAREEAKRAEEAAERAKRIAELSPPPEVDPAMKAALETIRIGEEAIDEAVTKLLNEAAEIFLKED; this is encoded by the exons ATGGGCGATCCCGAAGGAATCATCGAATGGATCAGCgaagaagctgaagcctttgacgAGATCCTTAGCGACAGTAGTGATTTCTGCGTCTTCGCTGGTGCCAGAGGGGTTGCGGCAATTTTGGAAaaatctggctgtgaacatgttaaagctgcaaCCCAGACAGAGGCTGTCTTTACTTTAGAGAATACGAAGGATCCCTCGGCTGAGGCTACTCTGATGGGCGGGAAATTCTACTCCGATATTTGGATGAAAGGCGACCGAGAATTAGCCAACGAAGCTATAAAGAAGAACGAGAAAGAATCCCATGAAGCCCGAGAAGAAGCCAAGAgagccgaagaggctgctgagcgTGCAAAGCGCATAG ctgaactttcaccaCCACCCGAAGTCGATCCAGCCATGAAGGcggcactagaaaccataagaatTGGCGAAGAAGCTATTGACGAAGCTGTCACCAagcttctaaacgaagctgcCGAAATTTTTTTAAAGGAAGACTAG